Proteins encoded by one window of Cellvibrio sp. KY-GH-1:
- a CDS encoding alpha/beta hydrolase, with product MFLRIDYVLPLFMSVVGFTSQVIAAELPPFGYPKFETLSVHANSNNKDYELYVQVPQSYADSKTNYPLILVNDSRFAFPVTTGAMALMGGAVVQEAVVVGISYAKGEDRSISRTRDYTPTYSPIEKSGYSSASRLASGHAKEYVDFIETQVIPLVQQKYRIDTKKKVFVGHSFGGLLGAYILFTKPELFTDYIIGSPSLWYDNRVMFSMEKEYAKFHTQLPVNVSMFVGELENDYYPMVKDLHDMEKQLRLRNYKGLNLKVEVLANENHHSVFPGLLSKGLVATIPLKK from the coding sequence ATGTTCTTAAGAATAGATTATGTCTTGCCGCTTTTCATGAGCGTAGTTGGATTTACGAGTCAAGTAATCGCAGCAGAGCTTCCTCCATTTGGATATCCCAAATTTGAAACTCTGAGTGTTCATGCGAATAGTAACAATAAAGATTACGAGCTTTATGTTCAAGTTCCACAGTCTTATGCCGATTCAAAAACTAATTACCCCTTAATTTTGGTTAACGATTCGCGTTTCGCATTTCCAGTCACAACTGGTGCAATGGCGTTAATGGGCGGTGCTGTAGTACAGGAAGCGGTAGTAGTGGGTATATCTTACGCAAAAGGTGAAGATCGCAGCATTAGTCGCACACGTGACTATACCCCTACCTATTCGCCGATAGAAAAAAGCGGATATTCCAGTGCTAGTCGATTAGCATCTGGTCACGCCAAGGAGTATGTGGATTTTATTGAGACTCAGGTCATTCCGTTGGTGCAGCAAAAATATCGTATCGATACTAAAAAGAAAGTGTTCGTAGGGCATTCATTTGGTGGTTTGTTAGGTGCCTATATCCTTTTTACAAAACCGGAGCTCTTTACTGATTACATCATTGGTAGTCCTTCGTTGTGGTACGACAATCGGGTGATGTTCAGCATGGAAAAGGAGTACGCGAAATTCCATACGCAACTACCGGTAAATGTCTCCATGTTTGTCGGTGAGCTGGAAAACGATTATTACCCTATGGTAAAGGACTTGCACGATATGGAAAAGCAATTGCGCTTACGTAACTATAAAGGATTGAACTTGAAGGTTGAGGTTTTAGCCAATGAGAATCACCACAGCGTGTTTCCCGGTTTATTATCCAAGGGCCTTGTGGCTACGATCCCGTTAAAAAAATAG
- a CDS encoding M56 family metallopeptidase — MENVVQFMQQDWINSLGWMLLHSLWQHALIALSCALILACYRHASANTRYLAALASLLLALFTSATTFYSYQKNSTNIVIHPTLADEPLSQIENSLHWGFVDFINTYINNIAFIWMLVVAAIGIKILVDYRYSQYLKNDNLTTTPEKWNSIFMGLARTIGISRSIELRISLITISPCVIGHIKPVVLLPMKLLLCMSQEQIEAILLHELAHIRRQDYLLGIIQTLIKTLFFFNPFLLWISSQIDKEREHACDDIAVTINQNPMLFANTLKELAEMNTNKKIAMNINHKNLLLQRVTRLFKTQKNESAMKAGSTTGLAILLSGLLIAICANATPDKIDNKIISLDVAKISAHEVMKEVNKKCGTAEVLAKADNDEITLVLEDISCKDAIKLLKDFAAGAPESL, encoded by the coding sequence ATGGAAAACGTTGTGCAATTCATGCAGCAAGATTGGATTAACTCGCTTGGCTGGATGCTATTGCACTCTCTATGGCAACACGCCCTAATCGCTTTATCTTGCGCACTAATACTAGCCTGCTACCGGCACGCGAGTGCAAATACTCGTTATCTGGCTGCATTGGCAAGCCTACTGCTAGCGTTATTTACCAGCGCAACTACTTTTTACAGCTACCAAAAAAACAGCACCAACATTGTAATTCACCCAACCCTGGCCGATGAGCCATTATCTCAAATTGAAAACTCCCTACACTGGGGGTTCGTTGATTTTATTAACACTTACATTAACAACATTGCCTTTATTTGGATGCTGGTTGTTGCTGCCATTGGAATTAAGATACTAGTCGATTATCGCTACAGCCAATACTTAAAAAACGACAACCTGACAACAACACCAGAAAAATGGAACTCAATATTCATGGGGCTTGCAAGAACGATTGGCATCTCACGCTCAATTGAACTTCGCATTTCATTGATTACCATTTCCCCTTGCGTTATCGGCCACATCAAACCTGTGGTACTACTCCCTATGAAACTACTGTTATGCATGAGCCAAGAACAAATAGAAGCGATTTTGTTGCATGAACTTGCCCATATCCGCCGCCAGGATTACCTGCTGGGAATAATACAAACACTGATAAAAACCCTCTTCTTTTTCAATCCCTTTTTACTATGGATTTCTTCTCAAATCGATAAGGAACGTGAACATGCCTGTGACGATATTGCTGTAACCATAAATCAAAACCCCATGTTGTTTGCCAATACACTGAAGGAGCTTGCTGAAATGAATACCAATAAAAAAATTGCAATGAATATCAATCACAAAAATTTACTGCTGCAGCGTGTTACTCGCCTGTTTAAAACACAAAAAAACGAATCCGCCATGAAAGCAGGTTCGACAACTGGTCTCGCCATTTTACTCAGCGGGCTATTAATCGCCATTTGTGCCAATGCAACACCAGACAAAATCGATAATAAAATCATCTCCCTTGATGTTGCCAAAATTTCTGCACATGAGGTGATGAAAGAAGTTAATAAGAAATGCGGCACCGCTGAAGTGCTCGCAAAAGCAGATAACGATGAAATAACACTTGTACTGGAAGATATAAGCTGCAAGGATGCAATTAAGCTATTGAAGGACTTTGCCGCAGGTGCCCCAGAATCGCTGTAA
- a CDS encoding BlaI/MecI/CopY family transcriptional regulator: MSITPTPAELEILQVLWLLQEAKVQTVNDKLSEIKPVGYTTTLKTMQIMEQKGLLGREKDGKSHIYFPLIAQADTQSSMLEKLLQSAFGGSKSQLVMHLLGNKKVSKKELNEIKAFLDNMDK; this comes from the coding sequence ATGTCAATAACCCCCACCCCGGCTGAATTGGAAATATTGCAAGTACTTTGGCTATTACAAGAAGCCAAAGTACAGACGGTCAACGATAAACTGAGTGAAATCAAACCTGTTGGTTATACAACCACCCTAAAAACCATGCAGATAATGGAACAGAAAGGTTTATTAGGGCGCGAGAAGGATGGCAAAAGCCACATTTATTTTCCGTTAATAGCACAGGCCGACACACAAAGCTCCATGCTGGAAAAATTGTTGCAAAGTGCATTTGGCGGTTCCAAATCGCAATTGGTAATGCATTTGCTTGGCAATAAAAAGGTATCCAAAAAAGAGCTTAATGAAATAAAAGCATTTCTGGATAATATGGATAAATAG
- a CDS encoding RNA methyltransferase: protein MKIDDIKKLHQKKYRSEFGHFLVEGEHLILELEKAATSNPLLAKSEIYATENFHNFPSPFKTHLVSEKQMAQMSDTKTPQGIVAVVPILPKVPTQIGNQKTIYLYEVQDPGNLGTILRSLGWFGNFRCLLSPGSVDPYNPKVVRSSMGAIFHVPMELDVPLAVLAQQFKTIGSLDMNGKPLSDASFKNCDCYVFGNEARGVPREELQKMEAQAFTISGCGAIESLNLASAVNMCVYELMR from the coding sequence GAAAATCGACGACATAAAAAAACTTCACCAAAAAAAATACCGTTCAGAGTTCGGGCATTTTCTGGTGGAAGGTGAACATTTAATACTGGAGCTAGAGAAAGCAGCGACGAGCAATCCTCTGTTAGCAAAGAGTGAAATATACGCTACCGAAAACTTTCACAACTTTCCCAGCCCTTTTAAAACACACCTAGTCAGCGAAAAGCAGATGGCGCAGATGTCAGACACAAAAACACCCCAGGGGATAGTTGCTGTCGTTCCGATTTTGCCCAAAGTGCCAACGCAAATCGGCAATCAAAAAACGATTTACCTTTACGAAGTTCAAGACCCAGGCAACCTGGGCACCATTCTGCGCAGCCTCGGATGGTTTGGAAATTTTCGCTGCCTCCTCAGCCCGGGTTCTGTTGACCCTTACAACCCCAAGGTAGTGCGCTCCAGCATGGGTGCGATTTTTCACGTACCTATGGAGTTGGATGTTCCATTAGCGGTATTAGCGCAACAATTTAAAACCATTGGTAGTCTGGATATGAATGGAAAACCACTCAGTGATGCCAGTTTTAAAAATTGTGATTGCTATGTGTTTGGCAACGAAGCGCGCGGTGTTCCGCGCGAAGAACTGCAAAAAATGGAGGCACAAGCCTTTACGATTAGTGGATGCGGAGCCATTGAATCCCTAAACCTGGCTTCCGCAGTGAACATGTGTGTTTACGAATTGATGCGCTAA